The Euryarchaeota archaeon genome includes a region encoding these proteins:
- a CDS encoding acyl-CoA dehydrogenase family protein: MDFELSADQSAVLKMVRQFALDHVAPRAKRTDEDEAFPKETLAEMAKLGLLGPLTPPEYGGAGLDYVTYCHIMEELARHCAATSVTYGVHTSIVTHPIMDAGNKEQKRRFLPPLASGERLGAFCLSEPGSGSDVGSMTTTAERHDDVYRINGTKAWITNGAHAGLYIVMAKTSTDSGTRGISAFVVERETPGVIVGAHVEKMGIRGSNTVEMHFNDCEVPAANRLGEENEGFKIAMRALDASRLGIASQAVGIARACLEDSLDYARRREQFGKAIGANEGVAFPIADMATEIEASRLMILRAADLKNKGRRFTKEASMAKLLATESAMRIAVKAVQVHGGTGYTTDAVVERYFRDVKVTQIYEGTSEVQRLVIARNLLGI; encoded by the coding sequence CTGGACTTCGAGCTTTCGGCGGACCAATCCGCCGTCCTCAAGATGGTGCGGCAATTCGCGCTCGACCACGTTGCACCCCGCGCCAAACGCACGGACGAGGACGAGGCCTTTCCAAAGGAGACTCTCGCTGAGATGGCGAAACTGGGCCTTCTCGGGCCCCTCACGCCCCCCGAGTACGGCGGCGCAGGCCTCGACTACGTGACCTACTGCCACATCATGGAGGAGCTGGCGCGTCACTGCGCTGCGACGTCCGTGACCTACGGCGTCCACACGTCCATCGTTACCCACCCGATCATGGACGCTGGCAACAAGGAGCAGAAACGGAGGTTCCTCCCGCCTCTTGCAAGCGGCGAGAGGTTGGGCGCGTTCTGCCTTTCAGAGCCCGGTTCTGGTTCCGACGTCGGGTCCATGACCACGACGGCCGAAAGGCACGACGACGTCTACCGGATAAACGGGACCAAGGCGTGGATCACGAACGGGGCGCACGCGGGCCTCTACATAGTCATGGCGAAGACGTCCACCGATTCGGGGACCCGCGGGATCTCGGCCTTCGTCGTGGAAAGGGAGACGCCCGGTGTCATCGTGGGCGCTCACGTGGAGAAGATGGGGATCAGGGGCAGTAACACCGTGGAGATGCACTTCAACGACTGTGAAGTGCCGGCGGCCAACCGCCTTGGGGAGGAAAACGAGGGGTTCAAGATAGCGATGAGGGCACTCGACGCCTCCCGCCTGGGGATCGCGTCCCAGGCCGTGGGGATAGCAAGGGCCTGCCTCGAGGACTCCTTGGACTATGCGCGCCGCCGGGAACAGTTCGGCAAAGCGATCGGGGCCAACGAAGGGGTTGCCTTCCCGATAGCGGACATGGCGACCGAGATCGAGGCGTCCCGCCTGATGATACTACGCGCCGCCGACTTGAAGAACAAAGGCAGGCGGTTCACGAAGGAGGCGTCGATGGCGAAACTGCTTGCGACGGAAAGCGCGATGCGGATCGCCGTGAAAGCCGTCCAAGTCCATGGCGGGACAGGTTACACGACGGACGCCGTCGTCGAACGGTACTTCAGGGACGTGAAGGTGACGCAGATCTACGAAGGGACGAGCGAGGTCCAGCGCCTGGTCATCGCCCGCAACCTGCTCGGCATCTGA
- a CDS encoding biotin/lipoyl-binding protein, giving the protein MRYSILIDGHEFTAFVRRLGAGFQVEVNGTEVEVVLKDGVWHVDGVATPLTVIGDRLESDGSAVDVRLLAVGRGEGRHVHGSGEVRPPLPGKVVALRVAEGDEVKVGETLVVLEAMKMQNEITSPRAGRVVSVGAKVGDTVDPTTVLVTIA; this is encoded by the coding sequence GTGAGGTACTCCATTCTCATCGATGGCCATGAGTTCACGGCGTTCGTCCGACGCCTGGGCGCCGGGTTCCAAGTGGAGGTGAACGGCACCGAGGTCGAGGTCGTCCTCAAGGACGGCGTCTGGCACGTGGATGGCGTTGCGACACCGCTTACAGTCATCGGCGACCGGCTCGAGAGCGACGGGTCGGCCGTCGATGTACGCCTGCTTGCCGTGGGACGAGGGGAAGGCAGGCACGTGCATGGTTCGGGCGAGGTGCGTCCACCGTTGCCCGGAAAGGTGGTGGCGTTACGTGTCGCGGAGGGTGACGAGGTCAAGGTCGGAGAGACCCTGGTGGTCCTCGAGGCGATGAAGATGCAAAACGAGATCACCTCGCCTCGCGCTGGCCGCGTTGTGAGCGTCGGAGCAAAGGTGGGCGACACGGTGGACCCCACCACGGTGCTCGTCACCATCGCTTGA
- a CDS encoding ATP-grasp domain-containing protein — MFKRVLVANRGEIAVRVMRTLRRLRIQSVAMYSDADARTLHTRSATEAHPLRGTLPAETYLDQEKILEIAKTTGADAVHPGYGFLSENPSFAAAVEAAGMSFIGPSPSAMMALGDKVKGRAAASKAGLPVAPGSLAGLADAEEASTEASRIGFPVILKASGGGGGIGMRIVRTPQDMAREFAAAKATADSAFKGSAVFVEKFIERPRHIEFQFIADSHGNCVYFPERECSVQRRYQKLIEESPSPGVSDVERRRIGALVTRLALDVGYENAGTAEFLLSDGSFYFNEVNARLQVEHPVTEAVCGVDLVELQLRVAAGEALPIRQDAIAARGHAIECRINAEDVSRDFAPSPGHVRVYEAPSGPFVRVDGFLAAGDDVVEHYDSLIAKAIAWAPTRDEAIDRMRALLEDFRIEGPATTLPFHLAAMGDPGFRAGRLSTSFVDESGIPARLKADADARAARMTRLAAALAADIHANPSGAIRLMDRPHRGSPGSKWANAGRARQMRGGKRA; from the coding sequence TTGTTCAAGAGAGTACTGGTCGCGAACCGGGGCGAGATCGCGGTTCGCGTGATGAGGACGCTTCGAAGGCTTAGGATACAAAGCGTCGCCATGTATTCCGACGCGGACGCGAGGACGTTGCACACGCGATCCGCCACCGAGGCGCATCCCCTTCGAGGGACGTTGCCCGCCGAGACGTATCTTGACCAAGAGAAGATCCTCGAGATCGCCAAGACAACAGGCGCCGATGCCGTGCATCCGGGGTACGGCTTCCTCTCCGAGAACCCGTCCTTCGCGGCGGCCGTGGAGGCGGCAGGGATGAGCTTTATCGGTCCGTCCCCGTCGGCGATGATGGCACTCGGTGACAAGGTGAAGGGAAGGGCCGCCGCCTCGAAAGCGGGTCTCCCCGTGGCGCCGGGGAGCCTTGCCGGCCTTGCCGACGCGGAAGAGGCCTCGACGGAGGCGAGCCGGATCGGTTTCCCGGTGATACTGAAGGCTTCGGGCGGCGGCGGTGGGATAGGGATGCGCATAGTCAGGACGCCGCAGGACATGGCTCGCGAATTCGCCGCGGCGAAGGCCACGGCCGATTCTGCGTTCAAGGGGAGCGCGGTCTTCGTCGAGAAGTTCATAGAGCGCCCGCGTCACATCGAATTCCAGTTCATCGCGGATTCCCACGGGAATTGCGTGTACTTCCCGGAGCGTGAGTGTAGTGTCCAGCGACGGTACCAGAAACTCATCGAGGAGTCCCCGTCGCCGGGTGTTTCCGACGTGGAGCGACGGCGAATAGGTGCGCTAGTGACGCGGCTTGCCCTCGACGTGGGGTACGAGAACGCGGGCACTGCCGAATTCCTCCTCTCCGACGGCTCGTTCTACTTCAACGAGGTGAATGCCCGGCTCCAGGTCGAACACCCCGTCACGGAGGCCGTCTGCGGCGTCGACCTCGTGGAGCTGCAGCTGCGCGTTGCGGCTGGAGAGGCGCTTCCCATCAGGCAAGACGCGATCGCCGCGCGCGGCCACGCAATAGAGTGCCGGATCAACGCGGAGGACGTCAGCCGTGATTTCGCCCCTTCCCCGGGGCACGTGCGCGTTTACGAAGCGCCCTCTGGTCCTTTCGTCCGCGTCGACGGTTTTCTGGCGGCGGGCGACGACGTGGTGGAGCACTACGACTCGTTGATCGCCAAGGCCATCGCGTGGGCGCCGACGCGGGACGAGGCGATCGACCGCATGAGGGCGCTTCTCGAAGACTTCCGCATCGAAGGGCCCGCGACGACGCTCCCCTTCCATCTTGCCGCGATGGGGGACCCAGGATTCCGGGCCGGACGGCTCTCGACAAGCTTTGTCGATGAATCGGGCATCCCCGCTCGGCTCAAGGCCGACGCCGACGCGAGGGCCGCGAGGATGACGCGGCTTGCCGCAGCGTTGGCCGCCGACATTCACGCGAACCCGTCGGGCGCCATCCGCTTGATGGACCGGCCGCACCGGGGATCCCCGGGGTCGAAGTGGGCGAACGCGGGGCGAGCGCGCCAAATGCGCGGGGGGAAGAGAGCGTGA
- a CDS encoding enoyl-CoA hydratase/isomerase family protein, giving the protein MAVEVMEMGAASVIMINRPEALNALNTKTIDELTQAFRAAEGRAGTRAVIFTGAGTKSFVAGGDIAEMKAMTPIDAREYSSRGQALVVAMLSSAKPTIAAINGYALGGGLELALACDIRIASSNAVLGLPETTLATIPGFGGTQRLPRIIGEAKAKELIFTGDRLKATEALGHGLLNAVVEPEELIPSCLRLVEKIAATGPVAVAFAKKAIQTGQSLGLEAGLGVERELFGLTFATDDQKEGMGAFLAKRKPAYRGG; this is encoded by the coding sequence ATGGCGGTCGAAGTCATGGAAATGGGTGCCGCTTCGGTGATCATGATCAACCGGCCGGAAGCCCTCAACGCACTCAACACGAAGACGATCGACGAGCTGACCCAAGCGTTTCGAGCGGCCGAGGGAAGAGCCGGGACGCGTGCGGTGATCTTCACGGGCGCCGGCACCAAATCGTTCGTGGCCGGGGGGGACATCGCGGAGATGAAGGCAATGACACCCATCGATGCGAGGGAGTACTCCAGCCGAGGGCAGGCATTGGTCGTGGCGATGCTTTCGAGCGCAAAGCCCACAATCGCGGCGATCAACGGCTACGCGCTCGGCGGAGGCCTCGAACTCGCGCTCGCGTGCGACATCCGCATCGCATCGTCGAACGCGGTGCTCGGACTTCCAGAGACCACCCTGGCGACGATCCCCGGCTTCGGCGGCACGCAACGATTGCCCCGGATCATTGGCGAGGCCAAGGCCAAGGAACTGATCTTCACGGGCGACCGGTTGAAAGCGACGGAGGCGCTCGGACACGGCCTTCTCAACGCCGTGGTCGAACCCGAGGAGCTCATCCCATCGTGTCTACGCTTGGTGGAGAAGATTGCCGCGACGGGGCCCGTGGCGGTGGCCTTCGCGAAGAAGGCGATCCAGACCGGCCAGTCGCTCGGGCTAGAAGCGGGGCTCGGCGTTGAACGCGAGCTTTTCGGCCTCACGTTCGCAACGGACGACCAGAAGGAAGGCATGGGGGCGTTCCTAGCGAAACGCAAGCCCGCGTATCGGGGTGGTTGA
- a CDS encoding TrmB family transcriptional regulator, whose amino-acid sequence MNHRAEGIERLVKYGLTQYEARAYLGLLNIGGKATAREVCSLTRIPRTKIYSVLDELERKQLAVAISDKPRIYEGVPINLYLKNFEDRTRVALAKLEEDRKTMAGSKQGPAELARRRSNFNTVKGRRNVIQKKLDMLHRCETDVFERGTVGSGVRLANLLEQYSEAAARGVRVRYLGPVTTENSAQLRLFGTFAMLRNDLLGGAASETIIIDSKEILITHFVPDDGEMLKGDDAAIYSDDEGFVSDMARTLERAWEAGAAEDLVRKAPGRAQSSRGIHMGR is encoded by the coding sequence TTGAATCATCGCGCGGAAGGCATCGAGAGGCTCGTAAAGTACGGACTCACACAGTACGAGGCAAGAGCGTACCTGGGGCTTCTCAACATCGGGGGCAAGGCGACGGCGAGGGAAGTGTGCAGCCTCACTCGCATCCCGCGCACCAAGATCTATTCGGTGCTGGATGAACTGGAGCGTAAGCAACTCGCCGTCGCCATCTCTGACAAACCGCGCATCTACGAGGGCGTCCCGATAAACCTTTACCTCAAGAATTTCGAGGACAGGACGCGGGTCGCCTTGGCGAAGCTCGAGGAGGACAGGAAGACCATGGCGGGATCGAAGCAAGGGCCCGCCGAGCTTGCGAGGCGCCGCAGCAACTTCAACACGGTCAAGGGGCGGCGTAACGTCATCCAGAAGAAGCTTGACATGCTCCACCGCTGCGAGACCGACGTCTTCGAGCGCGGTACGGTAGGATCCGGCGTCAGGCTTGCAAACCTTCTCGAGCAGTATTCGGAGGCGGCCGCACGGGGCGTAAGGGTGCGATACCTCGGGCCAGTGACCACGGAGAATTCGGCGCAGCTACGTCTTTTTGGGACGTTCGCGATGCTTCGAAACGACCTCTTGGGAGGTGCGGCGTCGGAGACCATCATCATCGATTCGAAGGAGATCCTCATCACCCATTTTGTGCCCGACGACGGCGAGATGCTGAAAGGCGACGATGCGGCGATCTATAGCGACGATGAGGGTTTCGTGTCCGACATGGCCCGGACCCTTGAGCGGGCCTGGGAAGCCGGCGCGGCGGAGGATCTCGTCCGCAAAGCACCGGGGCGAGCCCAATCGTCGCGTGGAATCCACATGGGCCGCTAG